Proteins from a single region of Desulfovibrio sp.:
- a CDS encoding DUF4037 domain-containing protein, which yields MQGLALAKAFYAVCRPILWRELPDVMPNAAAGLVGEGSECFGCDDEASRDHDFGPAFCLWLPREELRRNTARIEATMALLPHRFEGFESRLAPECRIGRVGPLALEDFYGFFTGLTHLPGTWQEWFAIPEYQLAACTNGEVFEDNAGEFTRWRTVLQGGCPRDVRLKKMAARCMVMAQAGQYNLPRCLMRGDGLAAMLCAARFAEAALSMAYLCNGRYMPFYKWAGRLAASLPVLGAETARVLTALAAQPLRGSENMEAARLVESLCAQVASHLRSEGLSQDPGDWLWAHGPQLMRHVQEPELRRMDMLQG from the coding sequence ATGCAGGGACTTGCTCTGGCCAAAGCCTTCTATGCTGTCTGTCGTCCCATCCTGTGGCGGGAACTGCCCGATGTCATGCCCAATGCCGCCGCAGGACTTGTGGGCGAAGGGTCTGAATGCTTCGGTTGCGACGACGAGGCTTCGCGCGATCACGATTTCGGCCCCGCGTTCTGCCTGTGGCTGCCCCGCGAAGAACTGCGCCGCAACACAGCCCGTATCGAGGCGACCATGGCCTTGCTGCCCCACCGTTTTGAGGGGTTTGAAAGCAGGCTTGCTCCCGAGTGCCGTATTGGCCGGGTGGGGCCGTTGGCTCTGGAGGATTTTTACGGATTTTTCACCGGCCTGACGCACCTTCCCGGCACATGGCAGGAGTGGTTTGCCATCCCTGAATACCAGTTGGCGGCCTGCACCAACGGCGAGGTGTTCGAGGACAACGCAGGCGAGTTCACGCGGTGGCGCACGGTGTTGCAGGGGGGCTGCCCACGTGATGTGCGGCTGAAAAAAATGGCGGCCCGCTGCATGGTCATGGCGCAGGCGGGGCAATACAATCTTCCCCGGTGCCTTATGCGCGGGGACGGACTCGCCGCCATGCTGTGCGCGGCCCGCTTTGCGGAGGCAGCGCTCTCCATGGCGTATCTGTGCAACGGGCGGTATATGCCATTTTATAAATGGGCAGGCCGCCTCGCGGCCTCTTTGCCCGTGCTTGGCGCGGAAACAGCGCGCGTGCTGACGGCCCTGGCCGCGCAGCCCCTGCGCGGCAGTGAAAATATGGAAGCAGCCCGCTTGGTGGAAAGTCTTTGCGCCCAGGTGGCCAGTCACTTGCGCAGCGAGGGACTGAGTCAGGATCCTGGCGACTGGCTCTGGGCGCATGGACCGCAGCTCATGCGTCATGTGCAGGAACCTGAATTGCGGCGCATGGACATGTTGCAGGGATAG
- a CDS encoding MerR family transcriptional regulator yields the protein MTKRGYTISQMSDISKISKKALRFYDDLGLISSKRHGTNNYRYYTQEDLLAVPPLKYYKQMGFHLGEIRAAFEVGSNTSLTALREMFMDKIGALREEEKVLHLRLTSVRDWLELLHEAEMVLENCLQSVSVKYMQPDKLLFHDQVFTLDIKSAIINLEFTNYVESVENSITGPVIINFSSIEDRIRDVEQKMQVLQKNIFPCPQEQTRDFGGFLAASCYHIGPHETIRDTYRKIQRWCTANNYICDKSAYERYVTDFWTTSHEDLFVTEVIAKVSRPGSVRRPLEQE from the coding sequence ATGACCAAACGCGGCTATACCATCAGCCAGATGAGCGATATCTCCAAGATATCCAAAAAAGCCTTGCGCTTTTATGACGATCTTGGGCTTATTTCATCCAAACGGCACGGAACCAACAATTACCGCTATTATACGCAGGAAGATCTGCTCGCTGTACCGCCCCTGAAGTATTACAAGCAGATGGGCTTTCATCTGGGAGAGATTCGCGCGGCTTTCGAGGTAGGCAGCAATACGTCGCTTACCGCTCTGCGTGAAATGTTCATGGACAAGATCGGCGCTCTGCGTGAAGAAGAAAAAGTCCTGCACCTGCGGCTTACTTCTGTGCGCGACTGGCTTGAACTGCTGCATGAGGCGGAAATGGTGCTTGAAAACTGCCTCCAGAGCGTGTCGGTGAAGTATATGCAACCCGATAAGCTGCTTTTTCACGATCAGGTTTTTACTCTGGACATCAAGTCGGCCATCATCAACCTTGAATTTACCAACTATGTCGAGTCAGTGGAAAACAGTATCACCGGGCCTGTCATCATCAATTTTTCTTCCATTGAGGACCGCATAAGGGATGTGGAACAGAAGATGCAAGTATTGCAAAAAAACATTTTCCCTTGCCCGCAGGAACAGACCAGGGATTTTGGCGGTTTTCTGGCCGCCAGCTGCTACCATATCGGGCCGCATGAAACCATCAGGGACACGTACAGGAAAATCCAGCGCTGGTGCACCGCCAATAACTATATTTGCGATAAAAGCGCTTACGAACGCTATGTCACGGATTTTTGGACCACCAGCCATGAAGACCTGTTCGTTACCGAGGTCATCGCAAAGGTCAGCCGTCCCGGCAGTGTGCGCAGGCCTTTGGAGCAGGAATAG